The Pecten maximus unplaced genomic scaffold, xPecMax1.1, whole genome shotgun sequence sequence ATTTTTAACTATATCTTGGTTAGTATTCATTACATTGATGAGGTGAAAAGAAACAGTAAGCAAAaggggagcctgaagttggttccgagttccgagttccaagttccgagttccgtttaagtaaaacggaattccaagttccgtttaaggtaaacggaactaggaatcagtttcgagttccgtttaagaaaaactgaaatactatgcattagctttattggttttggttccagttccgagttccgtttaagaacGTTAACTGGTTGACTAATGAAGTCATTGACCTGTTTCAGTAGATTATATTTGAaactcaaaggtcatgctgagatgacctcctgtGGAGCACGGTAAAAGAACGGAAatcacaagtctaattttaattagattgtgtcaAAGAGTTCTCTTGCCAGGCCATGACATATcgaattcatttaaaaaacgGTAGTTGATGATCAATGATTGACGCTCAGGTatgttaggggggggggggggggggggggggggatactaatatataactacatgtagctTAGTCCAGTGATAGAGTGGACAGGGAGAGATGTTAGGTTCCGAAATGGTGTGTTCCCCGAATGCCTACATATTTAGAACAATAGGAAGAGACATCAAAGGAAGGGTacttatagtctgtttcatacatgttctgtatttacccgagctattttacctgtattttacctgtagaaatCACTTGACAACTAAAGAAAACCAAGACACTAGCAtatcaatttcaacattttattaaaatagaATTGTGAATTTTATAGTAAAGTATTAATCACATTGGTATGTAAGTTATTAGAGCATTATAATTCTGCAAGTTAGAAtatcttttcatattttgaaaacaacactataataatcttaattatattttgagcactagacatgtacatgtatgctaatTTAAAGTTACACATTTTGGAATATCACTATTATAATCTTAGAATGTTTCATGTTTATATACTATCACATATTTTGATAGGAATAACACTATTAGAATCATAAAATAATGTTACAAGACAgacaaaattgaaattaacaaatatacacagaaaactgtaacaggcatgtaaatatacatattgaaataACACTATGAAGCGGTCTTTAAGTTGGCCCTATTGAAGTATAGACACAGTCCTTAGATGTCCTGGTTTTGTTTGtaggaagttaaacaataaCCAGACTACATAACATTTTTAATTTAATCTTGTTtataacaagcattttcattggcttataaatgtatgttattagCCCATAACGTACAAAAATGACGTCGCCGTTTATAACGCCGCTTTTGACTGGTGGATGGGGCGTCGAAATGATTTGTTAGAGAAGAGTCCATcaataaagtgattttttcCAGGATATAGATTTATTATGAGGATTAACTTAATATGTCTTTTACGTTATGGATTTATAACAAACAACATAACTACTTTTAGCTTATTCCAGTGATTCTAGTGTTTTCGCGGTTTCTGATGAGAGTACAATCCGTTTTTATTGTGTTATGACACCAAAcgtaaaatatattcaagttaattgTTAAATGATATAGATATCGcgggttttgtttttgtttttgtttgttaaacgtcctattaacagccagggtcatttaaggacgtgccaggttttggaggtggaggaaagccggagtacccggagaaaaaccaccggcctacagtcagtacatggcaactgccccacgtaggtttcgaactcgcaacccagaggtggagggctagtgttaaagtgtcgggacaccttaaccactcggccaccgcggccccaaatATCGCGGGACTGGACCGGGACGGGCAGGGCAAATGACTAGAGCATCCGTCCAGAGCTCGGAAGAGTTCCGGATTCCAGTCTCGGCCAGGTCGTACATTGCATTTGACGCCAAACTAAATACAGCCATGGAAGGTGGTGTAGAGGGTcgataatacatatacaattgtataatgGACTATGAGTTCAGAATCCATGCCACGTCCCTGTGCCTCGAACGAGTTTTGCGTTTCAGGGTACCAAGGACACGTTTAATGttacacaaattaaaaaaaagttctgTCATCCCTTGAgcgacttcatttttaaacaaatttcaatcaaacttcatatattggtcgTCGAACGACTTGGCCTCGGGGCTTATTGCAGAATATTTGAGTAGGTATACATGGCACGCGAGGGAATTTGCATCGCGTGCTATGCTTTGTAGTACTAGTACTGGTACCCAATACATAATCTATCTCGCTGTTAAAGCTGTCATACCAGACCaaaaataatcttaaaattaGCTAAACTATTTACggtcaaaaacattttaaacaaagcACGAGGGACGTAATTCGCCCCAGTATGTACTCTATTGGCAATGTGAGGCAACCACTAGTTTAACTGATATAGGCGCGTGGCGATGCGAGAGCATTCTTTGGACATCCTGCGTACTCATGCTCAGCGGTTGCCCGCGTCCCATTACCAACGCTTCCATATTTGTTGACATAGGAACAATGGAATAATCTTTGCCttgttttgattaaaaattcAATACCATTTACCGTTTACGTGTAAACGAACGATGGTCTGTACACTCTTCTAGCACTGAtcatatttcattaacaaattcattaaaatgtcgTTTGCTCAGTGAAGACAAACGAACAGGCACAAGGGAAATCGAAATTAGGTTTCAGATACGGATCTTCCCCTATTGATCAGAATTCAGGTTATAATGAATAATCCGATACCAGGTAATCGCGTGCAGTACGCAAGTGGTCATCTTGTGTGTGATTAGGTCCAGACCACAAACTCCGGACAATATCCAGGTACGTATTTTATATCTAATGCCTCTCCCGTTGAGAGGACCAGTAGACCTTTGTGTAAACTATGTTTAATGTGTTAATTCAGAACGAAATGTGAATGCGTGAACATAGgtaaaaatgttcatatttcATAGTTAtgaataatgtatattttatattttcactatgATAATGGGTTTCTTGTTTAGGTAGACATACCTGTATCTGATTTCAGCTGCTAATGATGTGCTTACACATTGtgattctaaaaaaaaatagttgattacaatgtatatggatTTGCAAGAATAATTATGTAATACTGAACAAGCATTATCATCGTTCCTGGCTTTTGTTGGGAGTTTTCATAATCTAAATAAAACGTTTTAGATTAGAATTCATTCAATGCAAATTAAAATCTAATAAGTAACATGTATTTCACGTTTGTTTCAATCAGGGCATTGAAATATAGATTTTTGTAGGCGATTTGATTAGTTTCTGCAATGCCTTTTTATCGTCAATTGCCGTGTACGCTATTTATAATACTAATTTGAGATTTCATTATCCATAACATTAAAATCGAGGCTGTGGGGTTCATCATGAAGAGTCCATTTTGTAATACTGTTTTACATCTTATGTCAATTTGTGACGTCGTCTGATTTGTGGTTTATTCAAACATGAAATGTGATTAAAAACTTTCGACAAACACCACACCTGAGCAGGTATTTAATTAGCTATTTGACCAGTATGTGTATCATACCTGTGCTTGTAGCCTATGACAGTCGGCAGTAAAGCTCGTGGAgacaatacacatgtatatgtattcaggatttttgtttatattcataCGTTGTAGAGTCATCGTAACAGAGTGGGCACGTGTGCACGCGGGGCTAAAAGTGGATAATGACGATGGATCTACTTTAGAAGTACAAGAGGTTTAACACTCGTTGAAATATGGTAAGTAATCTGTAGTGGTAGATCTATAGCGATGTAGATAACCCGAGCGTGACACGGTGAGGGCTAGATGGTTGTCACGTGGTAAAATCTCCACTTTAGCACACACAGATTAGAGACTAAATAATATTCTGATAGATGTAATAATTTCATGCAAAATATATCTGCTTTGTATCCAGGGCATTCAGTAGACCAAGACATTGTGTTTTAATTCCTTACAAAGGTTTACACAAACATGTCTACATCTTGTCTATGTGTCGATGATAAATTACAAATACCATTCCTATCCTACCATTTTGTCCACTGTTATCAGTTTGGTGACATATGATTTGACAAACACGAACTGATATCCAGATTTGATGTTTTGGGCTTCTACAAGAACTCTTTCGTCCCAAAGGTACAAAAATACCGTCAGTAATTCAAAAGGAATCATTTGTTACACCCGCCTCACGATGGGAATATTTGGTTGGATCTTAAAGCGTGAGTCCTCTTTCTAGTGTCCTCATCACCGAGGGGTGCGTTCGGTTCATCTGTTTTCAAAGCAGACAGTATGGTGCTCGATACCTGCACTCCCGCCATGATAAATTAAGTTTGGTACtgcaaaaatgacaaattaacAGAGGTGTCCCCGTAGGTGATAACTTCAATAATTGTCTCGTTTTCATCCATAATAAAGGAGGTGTTTCCGTAGGTGATAACTTCAATAATTGTCTCGTTTTCATCCATAATAAAGGAGGTGTTTCCGTAGGTGATAACTTCAATAATTGTCTCGTTTTCATCCATAATAAAGGAGGTGTTTCCGTAGGTGATAACTTCAATAATTGtcttgatgtacatgtattgtattgtttattcactttaagcctTACGGCTAATAAAGGAGGTGTTCCCGAAGGTGGTAACTTCAATTAATGTTTCGCTAACATCGGTTTTGCCAAGTATAATTTATTCCGCGGCCTCACGAAGATTTAATGAATCAGTAAAGTATTTTCAAAATGTGATGAAAATGCGGATGATCTGATGTTTTTAATATTCTCTATTCATATACTATTCCGGAAGGAACATCCTTAACTCCATTACCCTATAAAAGcgtaaaaatacattttttttaaaatttgaattacaaTTGAAAAAAGTAATCAATTCCACTTACTGATGAGCGATAATTTAAGACGAAggtattatattttttcatctgttggtgttaattagatgtATTGCATTCTTGCGGTTGCCATTCTATGCAGTTTTGTGAGAAGAGAATTATACAATGTCGGTGATTTGGCATTTTAGCTGTTAAAAACATCTAAAACATAAGAAGGATGCTGAGCTTCGGCTGTTAATCTTGTTTTCAACTTCAAGCCCttttaaaacataatacaaACGTCATATTTCCATAAAGCTTGTCGGATGACGTTTCATGGGATCTCGATGTATGATTGAAGTCGTACAAAATCTTCTTAAGTATAGGGATAAAGAACCCATTTAATTAAGTGCATTAagatatcaaatttaatattagatgtacacatacatgtatatagcttcATAAAAATCATAGTTGCCGATCGGACAAATAAGATATTTCCTATGATTTTAATTGAGCACGATTTGTATGATGGTATTTTTGTCTAGAACTTAAATTCCAAGGAAATTTAAGTAGGGATTTCACAGATAATATGAAGTTAACATTGAACAGCACAAATGAATTTAACAAAACTAAATGTTTCACATTCAAATTTAATCGAAGTAGCATGAGAATTCATTCATTCATGACCATAACCTGGGTGTGGAAATTGCATAACATTGTCCATGGAAAATCAATTTTCTGATTTCCAATATAATTAACGAAACATACATATGCTGGTCCAACTCTTACtcttaaatcaatatttatacgTGTAAATTAATGATTTAAAAGCCAGACAAGAAAAATAGATTAAGGctattaaagcgactatatttGTGAAAATCACGGTTGGAAAATATCATCAGGCGTAATGCTGTTTTTAGATATTTCATATAACTAAGACATTCccttaattacaaaaaaaaataaaggtgTACGCAATCGTGTCTTTGTATATTATCTAAATCAATTCgaaatattaacattacagtttTGTAGGTGCTAGAAAGCATATCTTACCGCTCGTAAGAGGGCGCTGTGCACACAGATTCCATTCGGCTTTGTCCGTTCAACATtcttttaaaacataaacaCCGGTAAAGTTTAAACTCgtaaacttatatttataaaacatttttttacgGTATAGGCACGGGTATGGTTATTTCTTAAACCCCTTTcactatttaaaataaaataaataataaaataaaaatcggCGTTTAATGAATTCGACAGATAGAGTCGCTTTAACAATTCATTTTCGTACGAAGAAAGTGGCGTTTGAAAGTCACAGAACAAATATTAAAGATAAACGCcccaacatttcttttgttacAATTCTTTACTAAACATGACCcaaaattaaattatctttATCTCTCTACATGTTAAAGGAATGAACATTAGACACAAAAAGATATCAGCACCTTTCGAAAAAATTAAGGTTTTAGTAGAGTCAAAATCATTAAAACCGCGCCAAACAGCTGTTTATTCCTAGTAGGACAAACTATATTTCTTAAAGACTTAGGATCTGCGATTTTCTCCTAAAATGATTTATTTCCCGTTTTGCAGTGAAACAACTGTAAAGATGATGAAAAACAAGGtaaaaaataccttacattgttttgttCCATTGTCATAATGGTAATTGATAGATAATGGTGAGTGTTTTCCGTCAAATCATTATTATCGCACAGATAATTATTACCCAccgattttcaacatacaaaaatcaTTTCTCGCGAAATgttatttacaggtaaataaaagtgtcataatttttttttcgttacaaattatatacgtgtagttatatcaattaaaacagacgATGTTTTTTATGAGGAAATATCATAAACCctattcattttacaatatatttctGCAGCAATCCGAAATACCAGTATTAATGTTTAAAGAAGGTCTGATTTGGGTTTATGTTTGATAGAATACTTAATGTTTTTACTAGATTGAACAGTCAGACATCAGCAAACAACAGCATGAAGAAAGTATTTAGCTATTCAAAATAGAAACTCGTTATTCATATTTGTTGAACTgtttatattgaacagtttttgtGCGTCGACAATTCTATAATGGACTCAATAAACAGACTGTTAATTCGGTCGGACAGTTTTGATTTCTGTATTAACACATTATGTTCCATTGTAAATAACATACTGTAAACCTGGTCATTTTCGCGGTTGGTTAATTTCGTGATTTCGACATCTAATCTATACTTCGCGATTGATCCACCCATTTGTATTTCGAGATAGGCACATTTCTATCCAAATAATACGCGTGAGGGAAATTTTCGAGATCAAAAGAACTCCGCGTAATTAGCGAAAATTCCCCCCTCGACTAAAtgtccacgtttacagtaataaATACAGAGAACTAATTTTAAACCTTTGTATGGTTTGTGTAACATCCACTGGACTTGATCCTCGTCTGAAAACATACTGCGCATGTACATTAAGACAAGGAAATagatgtttgaaaatatttttagttTAGATGTTTTCCAAACAGCATAATATTATACCCATTGTAACAATCTGTGACCCCGTATTTTTACTGCAAAATATAATCCCCACGGACaaagttaataaataaaaaaagaaagaaaaactcGACAATGCGTCTTTTGTAACATGTCAAATATTGgcaaacagaaatatataatcAGTCGTTAATATTGATACTTACAAGCCCGACAAGGATAACCGATCACAAGGCTGTATATTAATATCGATTGTATAATGGTGAATTTACCATTTCTTGATAATGATATCCCTTCTTTCACCACATACTTTATTttgatgtcacatttatttggCATGTATTCATTTGACGGGTGTCGATGAAGCAAGAGTCGCTTAACTTTCCTTAAAATATCGTCTCATACTCTCTGTGCGTGCTTTCATGAGGCtccattgaaatattttagtgTTTTTCCTCATTTTATGAATTCAGACTAAGCatgttttatgaaattaaattattacaCTTTAAGATATGAAATCAAAacacaaatacatatttaatagtTATTTGTTGTACATGGTCCCCCAAAACATCAAtctaaacaaaaacatgtttatttattatcaagAAAATACACTTGCTATGTTAACTTGATAAACTTATTTCCACCGGGCACCTGCTGAagatgtgtaaaaaaaaaagaaaaaagttttCCATTTTTAGTTTTTTCCATTTATTTAGCGCACAATAATTCTATTTACCACTCATAACCAGGTGTCTTTGAATCGAAGTGATAAGAATCTAATCGATTCAGGGAATACATATGAtatttaatgacaaaattaacAATAGACTTTCGGTGACATGTTTATCTTTTTCTAAGCTATCGATGTGCGGACCTGTTTTCATCTGTTTATGTGACACACTCCGTCGATTTTGGTTATGCTCGCAGAACTAACAATCCACTCCATTATTGAATGACCATCGCCTCCCCAGGGGTTAATGGCTTCAAACTCATCACGCGGGTGATAGTGGTTCTAGGTACGGCCTGTTCTATTTAGGACAAGGTTGTGTATTGATCTCAACAGAgatcatttaaaatataaaaatgacagGTCTGGCTTTTGTTTGGGTGCGAGGACAAAATATATGTAACTGCATTAAATCGTTAGCTATCGTTTTGTGGAAGAAAACAATACTGAAATAGAAACAATTTCATAGTAGATTAAATATAGCTTACTAATAACTCGAACATGATTATagtatcacatgtctataattgCCGATATCCATATaattaccacctgtctataactaccacctgtctataactaccacctgtctataactaccacctgtctataactaccacctgtttataactaccacctgtctataactaccatctgtttataactaccacatgtctataactaccacctgtctataactagcatctgtctataactacgATCTGTCTTTAACTATCATCTGTTAataactaccatctgtctatatctaccatctgtctataactatcacctgtctataactaccacctgtctataactaccacctgtctataactaccatatgtctataactaccacctgtctataattaccacctgtctataactaccacctgtttataactaccacctgtgtataactaccacctgtgtataactaccacctgtctataactaccacatgtctataactatcacctgtttaaaactaccatctgtctataactaccatctgtctataactatcacctgtttataactaccatctgtctataactaccatctgtctataactaccacctgtctctCACTTccacaacctgtctataactaccacctgtctataactaccacctgtctataactatcacctgtctataaccaccaGCTGTCAATAACTACCACaacttgtctataactaccacctgtctataactaccacctgtctaaaactaccatctgtctataaactaccacctgtctataactaccacctgtctataactaccacctgtctataactaccacatgtctatgactaccacctgtctataactaccacctgtctattgctaccacctgtctataattacctaatgtctataactaccacctgtctataactaccacatgtctataactacccctgtctataactaccacctgtctataactaccacctgtctataactaccacctgtctataactaccacctgtttataattaccacctgtctataactaccacctgtctctAACTTccacaacctgtctataataaccatctgtctataactaccacctgtctataactatcacctgtctataactaccatctgtctataattaccacctgtctataactaccaccatTCTCTAACTTccacaacctgtctataactaccacctgtttataactaccacctgtctataactatcacctgtctataactaccacccgtctataactaccatctgtctataactaccacctgtctataactaccacctgtttataactaccacctgtctataactaccacctgtctataattaccacCTGTCTCTAACTTCCACAACCTGTCAATAACTaccaccacctgtctataactaccacctgcctataactaccatctgtctataattaccacctgtctataactaccacctgtctataactaccacctgtctataactatcacctgtctataaccacaatctgtctataactatcacctgtctataactaccacctgtctataaccacccactgtctataactaccacctgtctatagcaatcacctgtatataactaccacctgtctataactaccacctgtctataactaccccactgtctataactaccacctgtctatagcaatcacctgtatataactaccacctgtctttaactaccacctgtctataactacccactgtctataactaccacctgtctatagcgatcacctgtatataacttccacctgtctataactaccatctgtctataatacccactgtctataactaccacctgtttataactatcacctgtctataactaccacatgtctataactaccacctgtctataactaccatctgtctataactaccatctgtctataactaccatctgtctataactaccacctgtctataactactacctgtctataactaccacctgtctataactactacctgtctataactatcacctgtctgtaactaccacatatctataagtaccacctgtctataattatcacctgtctataactaccatctgtctataactaccgcctgtctataactaccacctgtctataactaccacctgtctatagcgatcacatgtctataactaccacctgtctataactaccacctgctataactaccacctgtttataactaccacctgtctataactaccacctgtctataaccatcaTAAATCTGATTTTGAGGATGGGATTTTACCCGGTTTTGATCTTGATATTTTTTCGTGTAGAGAATATAAACTTCCAGCATTTATAGGTTAATGACTGTAACCTAGGTCTGACATTTTCGTTACTGTTCTTAAGTTGCCTTCCTCGTCCCTTTACACTAGACAATCTACATAAATATATGAACTTTGctacattaaaaatatataaatttcacTTGCTGagttttatttgaatataatGCAATTGATCCCCACAAAATAATTGAGGAATGTCAACAACGATGGGCTTCCATGGATAAAAGAAAGTTATGATTCCCAAAGGCGCTACATTTTGTTACGTTCTCAGGGTTGATTGCTAAGTTCATCAGAATGGTAGGCTAGAGTCTGTTCTAGCCATATAACAACATGAGTAAACAGATATATTAACTGACGATTAATCTAACATCTTACCCAAATGGGGGCACAGTATACACAAAATTAATAGTTACAATTTTGGGATCGCTTAACGTAACAAAAGCATCACCCGTACACTCTCATTTTAACATCGTCCGTACAAATTTAGGAGTGACGTGTGTATCGCATAATTGTGTGGTTTATTACGGTCGGTCGATCAATTTTGGGAAATGACAAAAATACGGAACGCGCCGTATCACAGATGTATCAATTACAATATAGATTTTGTAATCACAAACTTCTTAATATAAAAATCGTCCCGAACGTTTTATTGATTCCTAAATTTATATCAACCACGATTGCTATCATTCGCATGCACGATACGATCCGTTTTGTCATATTAAAGTACAATTAAATGAAGTAATTGTGACAAAAATACAAGAATCCATGAAGTGACAGCAGAAAGGTTTAACCCGGCTATTGACTACCTCATATTTAACCAATCTAGTCACTTCCTCAGGTTTAACCGATCTACTCACTTCCACAGTTTTAACTGATCTAGTCACTTATTCAGGTTTAATCGATCTAGTCAATTCCAGTTTTAACCGATCTAGTCAATTCCATAGTTTTAAGCGATCTAGTCAATTCCATAGTTTTAAGCGATCTAGTCAATTCCATAGTTTTAACCGATCTAGTCAATTCCATAGTTTTAACCGATCTAGTCACTTTTTTTGGGTAAAACCGATCTAGTCACTTCCTCAGGTTCAACCATTCTAGTCACCTATTCAGGTTTAACCGATTAAGTCACTTCCATAGTTTTAACAGATCTAGTCACTTCCATAGTTTTAACCGATCTAGGCTCTTCCACAGTTGTAACCAATTTAGTCACTTTCTCAAGTTTAACCGATCTAGTTACTTTCTCAAGTTTAACCGATCAAGCCACTTCTGTAGGTTAAACCGATATAGTTACTAAGGAAGTTACTAACTTAAGTTAGATGATGAACATTATTAAACCTGAGGAAGTGACTAAATCGATTAAACCTGAGGAAGTGACTAGATCGGTTAAACCTGAGGAAGTGACTTTATCGGTTAAACCTGAGGAAGTGACTAGATCGGTTAAACCTGAATAAGTGACTAGATCGGTTAAACCTGAGGAAGTGACTAGATCGGTTAAACCTGAGGAAGTGACTATATCGGTTAAACCTGAGGAAGTGACTAGATCGGTTAAACCTGAGGAAGTGACTAGATCGGTTAAACCTGAATAAGTGACTAGATCGGTTAAACCTGAGGAAGTGACTAGATCGATTAAACCCGAGGAAGTGACTAGATCGGTTAAACCTGTAGAAGTGATTAACCGATTAATCTATTCCTCAAGTTTAACTGATTTAGTTACTTCCCCATGTTAAAGCGATATAGTCACTTCCTCAAGTTTAACCGATCTAGTCACTTATTCAGTTTTAACCGATTTAGTCACTTCCACAGTTTTAAGCGATCTAGTCACTTCCTCAGGTTCAACCATTCTAGTCACCTATTCAGGTTTAACCGATTAA is a genomic window containing:
- the LOC117320992 gene encoding FMRFamide-related neuropeptides-like, whose product is FNRSSHFLRFNRSSHFLRFNRSSHFLMFNRSSHFLRFNRSSHFLRFNRSSHFLGFNRSSHFLRFNRSSHLFRFNRSSHFLRFNRSSHFLRFNRYSHFLRFNRSSHFLRFNRSSHLFRFNRSSHFLRFNR